In Rhineura floridana isolate rRhiFlo1 chromosome 6, rRhiFlo1.hap2, whole genome shotgun sequence, one genomic interval encodes:
- the C6H1orf53 gene encoding uncharacterized protein C1orf53 homolog isoform X1, producing the protein MAATSFVRCYRGIPTPRACISESQHGRRPVSHDPSQEGGRGGATGTTSSASTAQAAAVIEPPSTSQPAGQRSGEEHTCVGSEGLTEEEKRIVKLHDEACAAGQHDYMDPVTGYLVFTKIAHSQRGHCCGSSCRHCPYGQTNVKDPSKKKRFNSFFYA; encoded by the exons ATGGCAGCCACGTCGTTCGTGCGCTGCTACAGAGGGATCCCCACCCCGAGGGCTTGCATCAGCGAGTCCCAGCATGGACGGAGGCCTGTCAGCCACGACCCCAgtcaggaagggggaaggggaggtgcCACCGGCACCACCAGCAGCGCCTCGACTGCCCAGGCGGCGGCGGTGATTGAGCCCCCGTCTACCAGTCAGCCCGCTGGGCAGCGCTCAGGGGAGGAGCACACCTGCGTGGGCAGCGAAGGGTTAACAGAAGAGGAGAAAAGGATCGTGAAACTCCACGACGAGGCATGCGCA GCTGGGCAGCATGATTACATGGATCCAGTCACTGGCTACCTAGTGTTCACCAAAATTGCCCATTCGCAGAGGGGACACTGCTGTGGCTCTTCCTGCAGACAT tgtcCATATGGTCAAACGAACGTTAAAGATCCATCCAAAAAGAAGCGGTTCAATTCCTTTTTCTATGCCTAA
- the C6H1orf53 gene encoding uncharacterized protein C1orf53 homolog isoform X2 encodes MAATSFVRCYRGIPTPRACISESQHGRRPVSHDPSQEGGRGGATGTTSSASTAQAAAVIEPPSTSQPAGQRSGEEHTCVGSEGLTEEEKRIVKLHDEACAAGQHDYMDPVTGYLVFTKIAHSQRGHCCGSSCRHAMLKPHQE; translated from the exons ATGGCAGCCACGTCGTTCGTGCGCTGCTACAGAGGGATCCCCACCCCGAGGGCTTGCATCAGCGAGTCCCAGCATGGACGGAGGCCTGTCAGCCACGACCCCAgtcaggaagggggaaggggaggtgcCACCGGCACCACCAGCAGCGCCTCGACTGCCCAGGCGGCGGCGGTGATTGAGCCCCCGTCTACCAGTCAGCCCGCTGGGCAGCGCTCAGGGGAGGAGCACACCTGCGTGGGCAGCGAAGGGTTAACAGAAGAGGAGAAAAGGATCGTGAAACTCCACGACGAGGCATGCGCA GCTGGGCAGCATGATTACATGGATCCAGTCACTGGCTACCTAGTGTTCACCAAAATTGCCCATTCGCAGAGGGGACACTGCTGTGGCTCTTCCTGCAGACAT GCAATGCTGAAGCCTCATCAAGAATGa